Proteins encoded together in one Porites lutea chromosome 2, jaPorLute2.1, whole genome shotgun sequence window:
- the LOC140925718 gene encoding uncharacterized protein: MEVLLRTPATVLRIGVLYRPPPSTENRLTETMFFNEFPILLERLAVASGHLLLTGDFNFHVDDRTDSLASRFLDLLDSHNLIQHVSGPTHKDNHTLDLMITRACEDINESWSTSNPHLSDHSAIHSKLSLARARPPKVKKQYRKIRGVDPIEFRNDVMASTLSSSPACNVNDLCDQYDSELSKVVDVHAPLKTRFVTSRPSAPWYSEEIAAEKRKRRKLERRWRKSGTEADKLQYADQCSRVRKLLKSLKMSYYASLINENKSDSKVLFNTIYRMLHRKPQNHFPSCGSPKELCDKFADFFCDKIVTIRHQLDTLSITDAPAFPLIDDAIITCELSEFSPTSEDELSGLVKKIAAKSCSLDPVPASLLRYCIDDLLPIIKSVVNLSFNSASMPSSMKNAVLSPLLKKPSLNFEIFTNFRPVSNLKFLSKVIEKVATMRLTNYLLSLGMVQ; this comes from the coding sequence ATGGAAGTCTTGCTAAGAACACCCGCTACTGTTCTTAGAATTGGTGTACTTTATCGGCCCCCGCCGTCTACCGAGAATAGACTCACTGAGACTATGTTTTTCAACGAATTTCCTATTTTGCTTGAGCGTCTAGCGGTAGCTAGTGGTCATCTTTTATTGACGGGAGATTTCAATTTCCATGTTGATGATCGAACCGATAGTCTGGCCTCCAGGTTTTTGGATTTACTTGACTCTCATAATTTAATTCAGCATGTTTCTGGCCCTACTCATAAGGATAATCACACACTTGATTTGATGATCACTCGAGCATGTGAGGACATTAATGAGAGTTGGTCAACCTCGAATCCTCATTTGTCTGACCACTCAGCTATCCATTCAAAACTATCACTTGCCAGGGCACGtccaccaaaagttaaaaaacaatatCGGAAAATTCGTGGTGTTGATCCAATTGAATTTCGCAATGATGTCATGGCTTCCACACTTTCCTCCTCACCTGCATGCAATGTGAATGATTTATGTGATCAATATGATAGTGAATTGAGCAAGGTTGTTGATGTGCATGCTCCATTGAAAACACGCTTTGTAACCTCTCGTCCATCTGCGCCGTGGTATAGTGAGGAAATTGCCGCAGAAAAACGCAAACGTCGTAAATTGGAAAGGCGTTGGCGTAAGTCTGGAACTGAAGCAGATAAGCTGCAATATGCCGATCAGTGTAGTAGAGTTCGTAAGCTCTTGAAATCTTTAAAGATGAGTTATTACGCTTCGcttattaatgaaaataaatcggattccaaagttttatttaacacGATATACCGTATGCTGCATCGTAAACCTCAAAACCACTTTCCATCCTGTGGCTCTCCAAAGGAATTATGTGATAAGTTCGCTGACTTTTTCTGCGACAAAATTGTAACAATCAGGCATCAACTGGATACGTTATCTATTACTGATGCTCCTGCTTTTCCATTGATTGATGACGCCATAATTACATGTGAATTAAGCGAATTTTCTCCCACCTCAGAGGATGAACTTTCTGGTCTCGTGAAAAAAATCGCCGCCAAATCGTGTTCTCTTGATCCTGTACCTGCTTCTCTTTTACGTTATTGTATCGATGATTTACTACCTATTATTAAAAGCGTCGTAAACCTTTCATTCAATTCAGCTTCAATGCCAAGTTCTATGAAGAATGCAGTGTTGTCTCCTCTGCTGAAGAAACCGTCCCTAAACTTTGAAATCTTTACTAACTTTCGACCTGTATCTAACCTGAAGTTTTTGtctaaagttattgaaaaagttGCAACCATGCGTCTGACGAATTATTTATTATCCCTTGGGATGGTCCAATAA
- the LOC140925717 gene encoding uncharacterized protein: MAANKRRILRADQGPEGKASLVCECKGKFAVLEFILVEQDLPPILGLKSCLELGLEQRIYSLKEESLESEYADVFEGLGEISGVQRKIKIDPNATPVIQPPRRVPVALREPLKEEL, from the exons ATGGCGGCAAACAAAAGAAGAATTCTCCGCGCAGACCAGGGTCCAGAGG GAAAAGCTAGTCTTGTTTGCGAGTGTAAAGGAAAGTTCGCAGTGTTGGAGTTCATATTAGTCGAGCAAGACTTACCACCAATTCTTGGCCTAAAGTCCTGTCTTGAACTTGGACTGGAACAGAGGATTTACAGTTTGAAAGAAGAGAGCTTAGAGAGCGAATATGCTGACGTCTTTGAGGGCCTTGGAGAGATAAGTGGTGTCCAGCGCAAAATCAAAATTGATCCCAACGCCACCCCTGTTATACAGCCCCCTCGCAGAGTTCCTGTTGCCCTTCGTGAACCACTGAAGGAGGAGCTTTAG